From Hartmannibacter diazotrophicus, a single genomic window includes:
- a CDS encoding agmatinase family protein produces MSHGPVRQAKRAGITKVAGRSRRHHPDFNKLETQGWRALEAEAELSGKGWARERKWALEMGLPGAESLTDKSIPTFARGELPHFAGINTFLKAPYVENVRDVAKYDAAVLGIPFDSGTTYRPGTRFGPQGVRRISALYTPYNYEMGVDLREQMTLCDAGDVFTIPGNLEKSFDQITRGVAHVFSSGALPVMIGGDHSIGFPCVRGIAECTSKKIGIIHFDRHIDIQEKDLDERMHTTPWFWATNMPNVPATNLVQLGIGGWQVPRDGVKVGRERNTNVLTIDDIERIGLEKTAEIALELAWKDADAVYISFDVDSIDCGFVPGTGWPEPGGFLPREALKILGLVAAEGLCGLEVVEVSPPYDTSDITALFGTRVIVEALGSMVANGKLGSHKHLIDKPVAY; encoded by the coding sequence ATGTCGCATGGTCCCGTCCGTCAAGCCAAAAGGGCCGGCATCACCAAGGTGGCCGGGCGGTCCCGCCGCCACCATCCCGATTTCAACAAGCTGGAGACCCAGGGTTGGAGGGCGCTGGAGGCCGAGGCCGAGCTTTCCGGCAAGGGCTGGGCGCGCGAGCGCAAGTGGGCGCTGGAGATGGGCCTGCCGGGGGCGGAAAGCCTCACCGACAAGTCGATCCCGACCTTTGCGCGCGGGGAACTGCCGCATTTCGCCGGCATCAACACCTTCCTCAAGGCGCCATACGTGGAGAACGTCCGCGACGTCGCCAAATACGACGCCGCCGTCCTCGGCATTCCCTTCGACAGCGGCACGACCTACCGCCCCGGCACCCGCTTCGGGCCGCAGGGCGTGCGCCGCATCTCCGCGCTCTATACGCCCTACAACTACGAGATGGGCGTCGACCTGCGCGAACAGATGACGCTGTGCGATGCCGGCGACGTCTTCACGATCCCGGGCAACCTGGAAAAGAGCTTCGACCAGATCACGCGCGGCGTCGCGCATGTCTTCTCGTCTGGCGCGCTGCCGGTGATGATCGGCGGCGACCACTCCATCGGCTTTCCCTGCGTGCGCGGCATCGCCGAGTGCACCTCGAAGAAGATCGGCATTATCCACTTCGACCGCCACATCGACATCCAGGAAAAGGATCTCGACGAGCGGATGCACACGACGCCGTGGTTCTGGGCGACCAACATGCCGAACGTGCCGGCGACGAACCTCGTCCAGCTCGGTATCGGCGGCTGGCAGGTGCCGCGCGACGGCGTGAAGGTCGGGCGCGAACGCAACACCAATGTGCTGACGATCGACGATATCGAGCGGATCGGCCTGGAAAAGACCGCCGAGATCGCCCTCGAACTCGCCTGGAAGGATGCCGACGCGGTCTATATCTCCTTCGACGTCGACAGCATCGACTGCGGCTTCGTGCCGGGCACCGGCTGGCCGGAACCGGGCGGCTTCCTGCCGCGCGAGGCGCTGAAGATCCTCGGTCTCGTCGCTGCGGAAGGCCTTTGCGGCCTCGAGGTCGTCGAGGTCAGTCCGCCCTACGACACCTCGGACATCACGGCGCTCTTCGGCACCCGCGTGATCGTCGAGGCGCTCGGGTCGATGGTCGCCAATGGCAAGCTCGGCAGCCACAAGCATCTCATCGACAAGCCGGTGGCCTATTGA
- a CDS encoding ABC transporter ATP-binding protein, with protein sequence MSAISVRDVWMEYGDQIVIEGLNLEIPSGAFLSVVGPSGCGKSTFLRMVLGQERPTRGQILLDGEPLPGEPGPDRGVVFQRYSVFPHLTALENVLAAFEFSASPFLGKLFGARRRAALEEARGLIEEVGLGEHGGKYPSLLSGGQMQRLAIAQAIAKRPKVLLLDEPFGALDPGTRAQMHALIKPIWKDCGMTVIMVTHDLKEAFGLGTRVVAFDKPRVDPQAPGRYGAKITYDFDLDPGSAVPVLGFSKPLPPVTEAQEEARSVA encoded by the coding sequence ATGAGTGCGATCTCGGTCCGCGATGTCTGGATGGAATATGGCGACCAGATCGTCATCGAGGGTCTGAACCTCGAAATTCCCTCGGGTGCGTTCCTGTCGGTCGTCGGTCCCTCCGGCTGCGGCAAGTCCACCTTCCTGCGCATGGTGCTGGGGCAGGAGCGGCCGACACGGGGGCAGATTCTGCTCGACGGCGAGCCGCTGCCCGGTGAGCCGGGTCCCGACCGTGGCGTCGTCTTCCAGCGCTATTCCGTCTTTCCGCACCTGACCGCGCTCGAAAATGTCCTGGCCGCCTTCGAATTCTCGGCAAGTCCCTTCCTTGGCAAACTCTTCGGCGCACGCCGCCGCGCCGCGCTCGAAGAGGCGCGCGGGCTGATCGAGGAAGTGGGGCTCGGCGAACATGGCGGCAAATATCCCTCGCTGCTGTCCGGTGGCCAGATGCAGCGTCTGGCCATTGCCCAGGCCATTGCGAAAAGGCCGAAGGTTCTGCTGCTGGACGAGCCCTTCGGTGCGCTTGACCCCGGCACGCGGGCGCAGATGCATGCCCTCATCAAGCCGATCTGGAAAGACTGCGGCATGACGGTGATCATGGTCACCCACGACCTGAAGGAAGCCTTCGGGCTCGGCACGCGGGTCGTCGCCTTCGACAAGCCGCGCGTCGATCCGCAGGCCCCCGGCCGCTATGGCGCCAAGATCACCTACGACTTTGACCTCGATCCGGGCTCCGCTGTCCCGGTTCTCGGATTTTCCAAACCGCTGCCTCCGGTTACCGAGGCCCAAGAAGAAGCAAGGAGCGTTGCATGA
- a CDS encoding ABC transporter permease, giving the protein MRRAMNVVPGKGARFFLALIPFVLIAFLYVTGSAERRAVNPNDKLLPPVSEMATTVTRLATEPDKRSGTLVLWADTAASLQRLGLGLGFAAAIGLGFGLLLGMLPTASAGLGPLVAVLSMIPPMAILPVLFIVFGLGELSKVMLIVIGITPFLMRDLAMTVGAIPREQMIKAQTLGASTWQTTLRVALPQTFPRLLEALRLSLGPAFLFLISAEAIAAENGLGYRIFLVRRYLAMDTILPYVAWITLIAYVLDFALARLARWGFPWAYVQEAR; this is encoded by the coding sequence ATGCGACGCGCCATGAACGTCGTGCCGGGGAAGGGGGCACGGTTTTTCCTTGCCCTGATCCCCTTCGTCCTGATCGCATTCCTCTATGTCACGGGCTCGGCCGAACGGCGGGCGGTGAACCCGAACGACAAGCTGTTGCCACCGGTTTCCGAAATGGCGACGACCGTGACACGGCTTGCCACGGAGCCGGACAAGCGGTCGGGCACGCTGGTGCTTTGGGCCGATACGGCAGCCAGTCTGCAGCGGCTGGGTCTCGGGCTCGGCTTTGCCGCGGCCATCGGCCTCGGCTTCGGTCTTCTTCTCGGCATGCTGCCGACGGCAAGCGCCGGCCTCGGGCCGCTGGTCGCGGTGTTGTCCATGATCCCGCCGATGGCGATCCTGCCGGTGCTGTTCATCGTCTTCGGCCTTGGCGAATTGTCCAAGGTGATGCTGATCGTCATCGGCATCACGCCCTTCCTGATGCGCGATCTTGCGATGACCGTGGGGGCCATTCCGCGCGAGCAGATGATCAAGGCGCAGACGCTCGGCGCCTCCACCTGGCAGACGACGCTTCGGGTGGCGCTGCCCCAGACCTTTCCAAGGCTTCTGGAAGCGCTTCGCCTGTCGCTCGGGCCGGCTTTCCTGTTTCTCATTTCGGCCGAGGCCATCGCGGCGGAGAACGGCCTTGGCTACCGTATCTTTCTCGTCCGGCGCTACCTCGCCATGGACACCATCCTGCCCTATGTCGCCTGGATCACGCTGATCGCCTATGTGCTCGATTTCGCTCTTGCGCGGCTCGCCCGCTGGGGCTTCCCCTGGGCCTACGTGCAGGAGGCCCGCTGA
- a CDS encoding putative urea ABC transporter substrate-binding protein produces the protein MRTKTFSSFARSFTLAATGLAIGLAASMTPAAAEAKKEFNIAWTIYVGWMPWPYAADAGIVKKWADKYGLTINVTQINDYVESINQYTAGKFDGVTVTNMDALTIPAAGGVDTTALIVGDFSNGNDGIVSKTAKSVADLKGETVNLVELSVSHYLLARALDTAGLSEKDLTVVNTSDADMVAAFKAPETTTVVTWNPLLAEVKAEPGATEVFNSSQIPGEIIDMLAVNTETLKDNPDFGKALAGAWYETMALVIDQAEAGQKARAAMGEMSGTDMAGYDAQLAATKLFSSAADAVAFTKSEDLVTTMDHVRTFSFDHGLLGDGAPSPDVIGIGFPGGKVLGDEGNVKLRFDPSYMEMAAEGKL, from the coding sequence ATGCGCACCAAGACATTTTCCAGCTTCGCCCGATCCTTCACTCTCGCCGCGACAGGTCTTGCCATCGGGCTTGCGGCGAGCATGACCCCGGCGGCGGCCGAGGCGAAGAAGGAATTCAACATCGCCTGGACGATCTACGTCGGCTGGATGCCGTGGCCCTATGCGGCGGACGCAGGCATCGTGAAGAAATGGGCCGACAAATACGGCCTCACGATCAACGTCACGCAGATCAACGATTATGTGGAGTCCATCAACCAGTACACGGCCGGCAAATTCGACGGCGTGACGGTGACGAACATGGATGCGCTGACGATCCCGGCGGCCGGCGGCGTCGACACCACGGCGCTCATCGTCGGCGACTTCTCCAACGGCAACGACGGCATCGTCTCCAAGACCGCGAAGTCGGTGGCGGACCTCAAGGGCGAGACCGTCAATCTGGTCGAGCTTTCGGTGTCGCACTATCTGCTCGCCCGCGCGCTCGATACGGCCGGCCTTTCGGAGAAGGACCTGACGGTCGTCAACACGTCCGACGCGGACATGGTCGCCGCCTTCAAGGCGCCCGAGACGACGACGGTCGTGACCTGGAACCCGCTGCTGGCCGAGGTGAAGGCCGAGCCGGGTGCGACCGAGGTCTTCAACTCCTCCCAGATCCCGGGCGAGATCATCGACATGCTCGCCGTCAACACGGAGACGCTGAAGGACAACCCCGATTTCGGCAAGGCTCTCGCCGGGGCCTGGTATGAGACCATGGCGCTGGTCATCGACCAGGCGGAAGCGGGCCAGAAGGCAAGGGCCGCGATGGGCGAGATGTCGGGCACGGACATGGCCGGCTACGACGCGCAGCTTGCCGCCACCAAGCTCTTCTCCAGCGCTGCCGATGCGGTCGCCTTCACCAAGAGCGAGGATCTGGTGACGACGATGGATCACGTGCGCACCTTCTCCTTCGACCATGGTCTCCTCGGTGATGGCGCTCCGAGCCCCGATGTCATCGGCATCGGCTTTCCGGGCGGCAAGGTGCTTGGCGACGAGGGCAACGTGAAGCTGCGCTTCGATCCGAGCTACATGGAGATGGCCGCCGAAGGAAAGCTCTGA
- a CDS encoding B12-binding domain-containing radical SAM protein, whose amino-acid sequence MSETAPNVLMIYPAFNGSSFWNYRSTCEMVGARYVAPPLGLMTVAALLPPTWPVRLVDLNVATLEEPDLAWADMVMIGGMLPQQAAALRLLEMCRSRGIVTVVGGPDATSSPDRYEAASFRVLGEAESIIGEFVQAYEDGARSGTFEAPKFQADVTTTPIPRFDLIDFSNYLEVNIQFSRGCPFTCEFCDIIELYGRKPRTKTVPQILAELQRLHDLGYRGHVDFVDDNLIGNKKALKALLPHLIDWQTRHNRPFELSTEASLNLADDDALLELMAQAGFFAVFIGIESPDPDVLNATRKKQNTRRDIAASIQNIYDKGMFVIAGFIIGFDEESSKAGKEIGALIEEAAMPVAMAGLLYALPNTQLTRRLRREGRLHTQHSVDLDDGLDDQCTSGLNFVTQRPRAEVLADYRALVDRIYRPEAYFARVRSVVRRIDTSRPNGSLMSGDFRKDTIQALRLFYAFTVRFPAWRGLFWVTVADCLIRNPKSLKPALRMIALFVHLGPFSRFVSTEIGRQVDDLSKGDWVEPMLAAAE is encoded by the coding sequence GTGAGTGAAACCGCCCCCAACGTGCTGATGATCTACCCGGCCTTCAACGGGTCGTCCTTCTGGAACTATCGCAGCACCTGCGAAATGGTGGGCGCCAGATACGTCGCGCCGCCACTTGGCCTGATGACGGTCGCGGCCTTGTTGCCACCGACCTGGCCAGTCCGGCTCGTCGACCTGAATGTCGCGACGCTGGAAGAGCCCGATCTCGCCTGGGCGGACATGGTGATGATCGGGGGGATGCTGCCGCAGCAGGCCGCCGCATTGCGATTGCTGGAGATGTGCCGCAGCCGGGGGATCGTCACCGTGGTTGGCGGACCGGACGCCACGTCCAGCCCGGACCGCTACGAAGCGGCGAGCTTCCGGGTCCTTGGCGAGGCGGAAAGCATCATCGGCGAGTTCGTGCAAGCCTACGAGGATGGCGCGCGAAGCGGCACCTTCGAAGCGCCGAAGTTTCAGGCCGATGTGACCACAACGCCCATTCCGCGCTTCGATCTCATCGATTTCTCGAACTATCTCGAAGTGAATATCCAGTTTTCGCGTGGCTGCCCGTTCACCTGCGAATTTTGCGACATCATCGAACTTTATGGCCGGAAGCCCCGTACGAAGACGGTCCCCCAGATCCTTGCCGAGCTGCAGCGTCTCCATGACCTCGGCTATCGCGGTCATGTCGATTTCGTCGATGACAACCTCATCGGCAACAAGAAGGCGCTCAAGGCCCTCCTGCCCCATCTGATCGACTGGCAGACGCGCCACAACCGGCCCTTCGAGCTTTCGACCGAGGCCTCTTTGAATCTGGCGGACGACGACGCTTTGCTCGAACTGATGGCGCAAGCCGGATTTTTCGCCGTCTTCATCGGGATCGAGAGCCCGGATCCAGACGTTCTCAACGCCACGCGCAAGAAGCAGAACACCCGCCGCGACATCGCGGCAAGCATCCAGAATATCTACGACAAGGGGATGTTCGTCATCGCCGGATTCATCATCGGCTTTGACGAGGAAAGCAGCAAGGCGGGCAAGGAAATCGGGGCGCTGATCGAGGAGGCGGCGATGCCTGTCGCGATGGCCGGCCTGCTCTACGCCCTGCCGAACACGCAGTTGACCCGTCGCCTGCGCCGCGAAGGCCGGCTGCATACGCAGCACTCCGTCGACCTCGATGACGGGCTCGACGATCAATGCACCTCGGGGCTGAATTTCGTCACGCAGCGACCGCGCGCCGAAGTGCTGGCTGACTATCGCGCCCTCGTCGACCGCATCTACCGGCCGGAGGCATATTTCGCCCGCGTGCGCTCCGTCGTGCGCCGGATCGACACCTCAAGGCCGAACGGATCGCTCATGTCAGGCGATTTTCGCAAGGATACGATACAGGCCCTGCGCCTGTTTTACGCCTTCACTGTCCGCTTTCCGGCCTGGCGTGGGCTTTTCTGGGTAACGGTCGCGGACTGTCTGATCCGCAATCCCAAGAGCCTGAAGCCGGCGCTGCGGATGATCGCCCTCTTCGTCCATCTCGGGCCGTTCTCGCGCTTCGTTTCCACAGAGATCGGCCGTCAGGTCGACGATCTGTCGAAGGGCGATTGGGTCGAGCCGATGCTTGCGGCGGCCGAATAG
- the wrbA gene encoding NAD(P)H:quinone oxidoreductase type IV: MAKVLVLYYSAYGHIEAMAKAVAEGAASEGADVTIKRVPELVPEEVAKASHFKLDQDAPIATVDELSDYDAIIFGAGTRFGTVASQMRNFIDQTGSLWFQGKLVGKVGSVFTSSATQHGGQESTLLGFIPTLMHHGMVVVGLPYSFQGQMGVDEIKGGSPYGASTITDGDGSRMPSAVELDAARFQGAHVAKIAAKIAS; encoded by the coding sequence ATGGCAAAGGTTCTCGTTCTCTATTATTCGGCCTATGGGCACATCGAGGCGATGGCCAAGGCCGTCGCTGAAGGCGCGGCGTCGGAAGGCGCCGATGTGACGATCAAGCGCGTTCCGGAACTCGTGCCGGAGGAGGTCGCCAAGGCGTCTCATTTCAAGCTCGACCAGGACGCGCCAATCGCGACCGTCGACGAGCTGTCGGACTACGACGCCATCATCTTTGGCGCCGGCACGCGCTTTGGCACCGTCGCGTCGCAGATGCGCAACTTCATCGACCAGACCGGGAGCCTTTGGTTCCAGGGCAAGCTGGTCGGCAAGGTCGGTTCCGTCTTCACGTCGTCGGCCACGCAGCATGGCGGCCAGGAGTCGACGCTGCTCGGCTTTATCCCGACGCTGATGCATCACGGCATGGTGGTTGTCGGTCTGCCCTATTCCTTCCAGGGCCAGATGGGCGTCGACGAGATCAAGGGCGGTTCGCCCTACGGCGCCTCGACGATCACCGACGGCGACGGCTCCCGCATGCCGTCGGCCGTGGAGCTCGATGCCGCCCGCTTCCAGGGCGCGCATGTGGCCAAGATCGCGGCCAAGATCGCGAGCTAA
- a CDS encoding tripartite tricarboxylate transporter permease encodes MHGFGVLADPMNIVYMFIGVFLGVLIGVLPGLGGANGVAILLPLTFSMDPTSAIIMLSSIYWGALFGGAITSVLFNIPGEPWSVATTFDGFPLAQKGQAGQALTAAFTSSFIGAFIATVVLTFLAPLIASFALRFGPAEFFSVYLLTFCSFVGMGKEPPFKVLSAMMLGFALACVGMDGVTGELRMTFGTVELLRGFDFLIAVIGLFGVGEILLTMEEGLAFRGKDAKISPTVVWQTWKILPKYWVTSIRGAIVGCWMGITPGGATPASFMSYGLAKRFSKNGDKFGTGELEGVVAPETAAHAAGTSALLPMLTLGIPGSPTAAVLLGGLLIWGLQPGPLLFVEQKDFVWGLIASIYLGNIAGLIVVLTTVPIFASILRIPFSIIAPIILVICAIGAYTVNNALLDISVMMVFGVIGYLFKKCNYPLAPMVLALVLGANAENGFRQAMLVSEGDMSIFFSNWLVGSIVTLALFMLFWPVISSLINNIKGKGGTPGEASA; translated from the coding sequence ATGCACGGGTTCGGCGTCTTGGCCGATCCGATGAACATCGTCTACATGTTCATCGGCGTTTTCCTGGGCGTTCTCATCGGTGTGCTCCCGGGCCTCGGCGGCGCCAACGGCGTTGCCATTCTGTTGCCCCTGACCTTCTCGATGGACCCCACGTCCGCGATCATCATGCTCTCCTCCATCTACTGGGGAGCCTTGTTCGGCGGCGCTATCACGTCGGTCCTGTTCAACATCCCGGGCGAACCCTGGTCGGTGGCAACCACCTTCGACGGCTTCCCGCTCGCTCAAAAGGGCCAGGCGGGCCAAGCGCTGACGGCGGCGTTCACGTCGTCCTTCATCGGTGCGTTCATCGCCACCGTCGTCCTGACCTTCCTTGCCCCGCTGATCGCCAGCTTCGCCTTGCGGTTCGGTCCGGCCGAGTTCTTCTCCGTCTACCTGCTGACCTTCTGCTCCTTCGTAGGTATGGGCAAAGAGCCGCCATTCAAGGTCTTGTCGGCCATGATGTTGGGCTTCGCTCTGGCCTGCGTCGGCATGGACGGCGTGACGGGCGAACTGCGCATGACCTTCGGTACGGTCGAACTGCTGCGTGGCTTTGACTTCCTGATCGCGGTTATCGGTCTCTTCGGCGTCGGCGAAATTCTGCTGACCATGGAAGAGGGCCTCGCCTTCCGCGGCAAGGATGCCAAGATCAGCCCGACGGTTGTCTGGCAGACCTGGAAGATCCTGCCGAAGTACTGGGTCACCTCGATCCGCGGTGCCATCGTCGGCTGCTGGATGGGCATCACTCCCGGTGGCGCGACTCCGGCCTCCTTCATGAGCTACGGCCTTGCCAAGCGCTTCTCGAAGAACGGCGACAAGTTCGGCACCGGTGAACTGGAAGGCGTCGTCGCCCCGGAAACCGCCGCTCACGCGGCCGGTACGTCGGCCCTGCTTCCGATGCTCACCCTCGGCATCCCGGGTTCGCCCACTGCCGCGGTTCTGCTCGGCGGTCTGCTGATCTGGGGTCTCCAGCCCGGCCCGCTGCTCTTTGTTGAGCAGAAGGACTTCGTCTGGGGTCTCATTGCCTCGATCTACCTCGGCAACATCGCCGGCCTGATCGTGGTGCTGACGACGGTTCCGATCTTCGCGTCGATCCTGCGCATTCCGTTCTCGATCATTGCGCCGATCATCCTCGTGATCTGTGCGATCGGTGCCTACACGGTGAACAACGCGCTCCTGGACATCTCGGTGATGATGGTCTTCGGCGTAATCGGTTACCTCTTCAAGAAGTGCAACTACCCGCTCGCTCCGATGGTTCTGGCTCTTGTTCTCGGTGCCAATGCCGAAAACGGCTTCCGTCAGGCGATGCTGGTTTCCGAAGGCGACATGTCGATCTTTTTCTCCAACTGGCTGGTTGGTTCGATCGTCACGCTCGCTCTCTTCATGCTCTTCTGGCCGGTGATCTCGTCCCTGATCAACAACATCAAGGGCAAGGGCGGCACGCCGGGCGAAGCTTCGGCCTGA
- a CDS encoding tripartite tricarboxylate transporter TctB family protein, whose amino-acid sequence MAHEVNEKSEHTVSHRSVELFVAALLMVVALVVMYDNWKTGAGWAFDGPEAGYFPFWIGVILLVTSAGTFINTLRHSKVGLETFVERQQLKQILQVFIPAVVYVATIGYIGIYVSSAIFIGFFMIYLGKYPIYKVVPVSIGVPLFMFVLFEVWFLVPLPKGPLEAALGY is encoded by the coding sequence ATGGCTCACGAGGTTAATGAAAAGAGCGAGCACACCGTCTCGCACAGATCAGTCGAGTTGTTTGTGGCCGCGCTGTTGATGGTCGTGGCGCTCGTGGTCATGTACGACAACTGGAAGACGGGTGCCGGTTGGGCCTTCGACGGACCGGAGGCTGGTTATTTCCCCTTCTGGATCGGCGTGATCCTGCTGGTCACCAGCGCGGGAACCTTCATCAACACGCTTCGTCACAGCAAAGTCGGTCTTGAGACGTTCGTTGAGCGCCAGCAGCTCAAGCAGATCCTGCAGGTTTTCATTCCTGCGGTCGTCTACGTTGCCACCATCGGCTACATCGGCATCTACGTGTCGTCGGCCATCTTCATCGGCTTCTTCATGATCTATCTCGGCAAGTATCCGATCTACAAGGTCGTGCCGGTGTCGATTGGCGTGCCGCTGTTCATGTTCGTGCTGTTCGAGGTCTGGTTCCTGGTTCCCCTGCCGAAGGGTCCCCTGGAAGCTGCTCTCGGTTACTGA
- a CDS encoding Bug family tripartite tricarboxylate transporter substrate binding protein — MKKTVSSFLAGVAAVGAFALGTVATPALAWEPDKTVEFIVPAGSGGGADQMARMIQGVIQKHNLMSQPLVVINRGGGSGAEGFLDVKSSEGNPDKIIITLSNVFTTPMATGVPFSWKDLTPVAMMALDEFILWVNAQSPYKTPAEYIDAVKEGGPSKFQMGGTGSKQEDQIITAAIEQNTGAKFTYVPYKGGGTVAAQLVGNHITSSVNNPIEAVSQWRAGELRPLCVFDSQRVQLTDKVTADMSWGDIPTCTEAGLPIEYLMLRGIMMPPGVSQEQVDYYVDVLSKVRETPEWKDFMAKGAFNTSFMKGEEYHAWLEKAEATHHDLMDKAGFLKK, encoded by the coding sequence ATGAAGAAGACCGTGTCTTCATTCCTGGCTGGGGTTGCCGCCGTGGGTGCCTTTGCCCTGGGGACCGTGGCGACGCCTGCTCTGGCTTGGGAGCCAGATAAAACGGTTGAATTCATCGTGCCGGCTGGTTCCGGCGGCGGTGCCGACCAGATGGCCCGCATGATTCAGGGCGTCATTCAGAAGCACAATCTGATGTCGCAGCCGCTGGTGGTCATCAACCGTGGCGGTGGTTCCGGTGCGGAAGGCTTCCTTGATGTGAAGTCGTCCGAAGGCAACCCCGACAAGATCATCATCACCCTTTCGAACGTGTTCACCACCCCGATGGCGACGGGCGTTCCCTTCTCCTGGAAGGACCTGACCCCGGTTGCGATGATGGCTCTCGACGAGTTCATCCTGTGGGTGAACGCGCAGTCGCCCTACAAGACCCCCGCGGAATACATCGACGCCGTCAAGGAAGGCGGACCGTCGAAGTTCCAGATGGGCGGCACCGGCTCCAAGCAGGAAGACCAGATCATCACCGCTGCCATCGAGCAGAACACCGGCGCCAAGTTCACCTACGTTCCCTACAAGGGCGGTGGAACGGTGGCGGCGCAGCTCGTCGGCAACCACATCACCTCGTCGGTCAACAACCCGATCGAGGCCGTGTCGCAGTGGCGCGCGGGTGAACTGCGTCCGCTCTGCGTCTTCGACTCGCAGCGTGTCCAGCTCACCGACAAGGTCACCGCCGACATGTCGTGGGGTGACATCCCCACCTGCACCGAGGCCGGTCTTCCGATCGAGTACCTCATGCTTCGCGGCATCATGATGCCCCCGGGCGTGAGCCAGGAGCAGGTCGACTACTACGTGGACGTCCTCTCGAAGGTCCGCGAGACCCCGGAATGGAAGGACTTCATGGCCAAGGGCGCGTTCAACACGTCCTTCATGAAGGGTGAAGAGTACCACGCCTGGCTCGAGAAGGCCGAAGCGACTCATCACGACCTGATGGACAAGGCCGGCTTCCTCAAGAAGTAA
- a CDS encoding TerC family protein, which produces MEGLLAELTSPEALTALLQVIMIDLVLAGDNAIVIGLAAAGLPKEQRAKAILIGIGAATVMRIGFAGITTVLLQIVGLLLAGGLLLLWVAWKMWRELRHGNHDAEHAGDADDIATAGSVGAPRKTFAQAAWQIVVADVSMSLDNVLAVAGAAREHPSVLVIGLVLSIALMGLAANFIAGLLNRHRWIAYVGLAIIVYVAGDMIWRGTHEVAPLVVGWL; this is translated from the coding sequence ATGGAGGGACTTCTTGCTGAACTGACCTCGCCGGAGGCGCTGACGGCGCTCCTGCAGGTTATCATGATCGATCTGGTGCTGGCTGGTGACAACGCGATCGTCATCGGCCTTGCCGCGGCGGGGCTGCCCAAGGAGCAGAGGGCCAAGGCTATCCTGATCGGCATTGGCGCTGCGACGGTGATGCGTATCGGCTTTGCCGGCATTACAACGGTCCTGTTGCAGATCGTGGGGCTGCTGCTCGCGGGCGGACTGCTGCTGCTCTGGGTTGCCTGGAAAATGTGGCGTGAACTGCGGCACGGCAATCACGATGCCGAACATGCCGGCGACGCGGATGACATCGCGACGGCCGGAAGCGTCGGCGCGCCGAGGAAGACGTTTGCTCAGGCCGCCTGGCAGATCGTCGTCGCGGACGTTTCGATGTCGCTGGACAATGTGCTTGCCGTCGCTGGCGCGGCGCGCGAGCATCCGTCGGTCCTCGTGATCGGGCTTGTGCTCTCGATCGCGCTCATGGGGCTTGCCGCGAACTTCATCGCGGGCCTTTTGAACCGGCACCGCTGGATCGCCTATGTCGGCCTTGCGATCATCGTCTATGTCGCCGGCGACATGATCTGGCGTGGAACGCATGAGGTGGCGCCGCTCGTCGTCGGCTGGCTCTGA